A portion of the Rubritalea squalenifaciens DSM 18772 genome contains these proteins:
- a CDS encoding glycosyltransferase family 4 protein: MLFDHTWSKVKVSLLRMAYSESIDSVGRFSLQKVFHLFYLVYKTWVSALSERPRVLYYLPASPNKVPVLRDVIYLSMTRWLFPKLVFHYHAGGLAEYIDQSGWLKPLARLVYSGADVGIELSENDFAPSDYFKAKRKVVIPNGLDVPVLHQKKKIFNGRLEVLYVGALVEGKGISNIVKTAALMREAGASVHFNVVGDWGDEVYKQQVLGEIEASGLGGMITFAGVLTGDAKWEAFSRANCFFFPTHYASESFPLVLIEAMACGLPIVTTHWRGIPKLVEGSDAAVLCGIKSPQEYAESLLKFIADEALCSQMAINAEQFYEKNYTKQVFLERMERVLAETAASS; this comes from the coding sequence ATGCTCTTTGATCATACCTGGAGCAAGGTGAAAGTGTCTCTGCTGAGGATGGCGTATAGTGAGTCGATTGACTCAGTGGGCAGGTTTTCACTGCAGAAGGTGTTTCACTTGTTCTACCTTGTCTACAAGACATGGGTTTCGGCCCTCAGTGAGCGACCGAGGGTTTTGTATTATCTTCCGGCTAGTCCTAACAAAGTGCCTGTTCTGAGAGATGTGATTTATCTCTCCATGACGCGTTGGTTGTTTCCCAAGCTGGTATTCCACTATCATGCGGGGGGCTTGGCTGAATACATCGACCAGTCCGGGTGGTTGAAGCCTCTGGCTCGGTTAGTCTACTCTGGGGCTGACGTGGGTATCGAACTTTCTGAGAACGACTTTGCTCCCTCTGATTATTTTAAGGCCAAGCGAAAGGTCGTGATTCCCAATGGGCTGGATGTGCCTGTGCTGCACCAGAAAAAGAAAATCTTCAACGGACGACTAGAAGTGCTCTATGTTGGTGCCTTGGTCGAAGGCAAAGGCATTTCCAATATCGTGAAAACTGCGGCTTTGATGAGAGAGGCTGGTGCATCTGTGCATTTCAATGTGGTTGGAGACTGGGGTGATGAGGTGTACAAGCAGCAGGTTCTGGGAGAGATTGAAGCGAGCGGGCTGGGCGGCATGATCACCTTTGCGGGTGTGCTGACGGGAGATGCCAAGTGGGAGGCCTTTTCGCGGGCAAACTGTTTCTTTTTCCCCACGCACTATGCGTCCGAGAGCTTCCCCTTGGTGTTGATCGAGGCCATGGCTTGCGGTTTGCCCATTGTGACTACCCATTGGAGAGGGATTCCAAAGTTGGTAGAGGGAAGTGATGCCGCCGTTTTGTGTGGGATCAAATCGCCCCAAGAGTATGCGGAATCTTTACTTAAGTTTATCGCTGATGAAGCCCTGTGCAGTCAGATGGCGATCAATGCGGAGCAATTTTATGAGAAGAATTATACGAAGCAGGTCTTTCTGGAGAGGATGGAAAGGGTGTTAGCGGAGACTGCGGCTTCAAGTTAG
- a CDS encoding phosphotransferase: MNSFCKQDREFLKSIEGQGSIVSANKCYGLSRYGNLLLVLPQDRKLSLKTLSLYQPQKTLVKALVVLFTWFVRLGGVRLLKPISLEIRESSPLAHIAGDGQFGFLLGNPTRDARRLICLYEKDGQSLVGKFGVGGRSRDTVVKEIEILQGDVRGLEGVPEILSSQIEDQYAYYAVPWMDGRSPSVKDQGYLLDLLRSWERGIAKVAVRELPFWEELYRMVASNEERAILDGYANLNLRESVIHGDFTPWNVKCLSQGGVAVLDWEFCRPDGVAGLDVAHYLIQPLILVKKMSASEALKAALEWGANEGRDYLHHAGWGGQVQAWLGIYLFYSHYVLKLNHRDLIECWKKERV, from the coding sequence GTGAATAGTTTCTGTAAGCAAGACCGGGAATTCCTGAAGTCCATTGAAGGGCAGGGGAGCATTGTCTCTGCCAACAAGTGTTACGGCTTGTCCAGGTATGGAAATTTGCTACTTGTCTTGCCGCAGGATAGGAAGCTCTCCTTGAAGACCCTGAGCCTCTATCAGCCGCAGAAGACCCTGGTGAAGGCTCTGGTAGTCTTGTTTACATGGTTTGTTAGATTGGGGGGAGTTAGGTTGCTCAAACCGATTTCTCTGGAGATCAGGGAGTCAAGTCCACTGGCGCACATTGCGGGGGATGGGCAGTTTGGCTTTCTACTTGGTAATCCTACAAGGGATGCCCGGCGACTCATCTGTCTCTATGAGAAAGACGGTCAGAGCCTCGTCGGGAAGTTTGGTGTCGGTGGGAGGTCCCGGGATACTGTGGTGAAAGAAATTGAAATTCTTCAGGGGGATGTTCGTGGTTTAGAAGGAGTGCCAGAAATTTTATCCTCTCAGATCGAAGATCAGTACGCCTATTACGCTGTGCCTTGGATGGATGGTCGTTCACCTTCGGTAAAGGATCAAGGTTATTTGTTAGATCTGCTGAGGTCCTGGGAGAGAGGAATCGCTAAAGTAGCTGTCAGGGAACTGCCGTTTTGGGAGGAGCTCTACAGAATGGTTGCTTCGAATGAAGAACGCGCAATCTTGGACGGATATGCTAATCTGAATTTGAGGGAATCCGTGATTCATGGAGATTTTACGCCTTGGAATGTGAAATGTCTGAGCCAAGGCGGGGTTGCGGTGTTAGACTGGGAATTTTGTAGACCTGATGGTGTAGCTGGTTTGGATGTGGCTCACTACCTGATCCAGCCCCTGATTCTCGTAAAGAAAATGTCAGCCTCTGAGGCTCTGAAGGCAGCATTGGAGTGGGGAGCAAATGAGGGCAGAGACTACCTGCATCATGCCGGCTGGGGGGGGCAAGTTCAGGCTTGGCTGGGCATCTACCTGTTCTATTCACACTACGTGTTGAAACTGAATCATCGTGATTTGATTGAATGCTGGAAAAAAGAAAGAGTGTAG
- a CDS encoding glycosyltransferase family 4 protein translates to MTRRSKRQSIEEAVLAAPEESPLRRVQFIYCDLPRVFTWLKKKGILPTLVYYIIWQVLVATRYREEANQHDLVHHLTFCSILCPGFWRVDHAKFVVGPVGGPIVPEAFLPLFGRLGGLVQRGRAWVVRNFDKIPTIKETYLKASVVVPANTDTQLILQSAGIGTSEVLLDTGCPDVPADVIRPTSSAGEPVRFVYAGRLERRKGLELQLRALAKARLLLDGEKEVTLNIIGGGPDESRLKGLAAQLGLSKAVTFSGAISRDEVLRSYTKADVFLFTSIRDTSASVNLEAMACGLPIVCLSHQGVAEITSEDTAIRLEPKDIEGSIDDLAQAIVNISQDDDLRQQMGLRARQRASEKFSWETKFDRMMNYYAEATQR, encoded by the coding sequence TTGACGCGAAGAAGTAAAAGGCAGTCCATCGAGGAGGCTGTGTTGGCTGCCCCTGAAGAAAGTCCTTTGAGACGGGTGCAGTTCATCTATTGTGATCTGCCTCGCGTTTTTACCTGGTTGAAAAAGAAAGGCATCTTGCCCACGCTCGTCTACTACATCATTTGGCAAGTTCTCGTAGCTACGAGATATCGAGAGGAGGCCAATCAGCACGACCTTGTGCATCACCTGACTTTCTGCAGCATCCTCTGTCCCGGTTTCTGGCGTGTTGATCATGCCAAGTTTGTTGTCGGTCCGGTCGGTGGACCGATAGTTCCCGAAGCATTTCTGCCATTGTTCGGCAGATTGGGTGGTCTCGTGCAGAGAGGCAGGGCATGGGTCGTCAGGAATTTCGATAAAATCCCGACTATAAAGGAGACTTATCTTAAAGCGAGTGTGGTGGTGCCGGCCAATACAGATACACAGTTGATCTTGCAGTCAGCCGGAATCGGGACAAGCGAGGTCTTGCTGGACACAGGGTGCCCGGATGTTCCTGCGGATGTGATCAGGCCGACTTCGAGTGCTGGTGAGCCTGTCAGGTTTGTCTATGCTGGACGGCTGGAAAGACGGAAAGGTCTGGAGCTGCAATTGAGAGCTCTGGCCAAGGCTCGTCTTCTTCTCGACGGGGAAAAGGAGGTTACTTTGAATATCATTGGTGGCGGACCTGATGAATCCAGGCTGAAAGGCTTGGCTGCTCAGTTAGGTCTATCAAAAGCGGTCACCTTTTCAGGAGCCATCTCTAGAGATGAGGTTCTGAGGAGTTACACGAAGGCTGACGTATTTTTGTTTACTAGTATTCGGGATACCTCCGCTAGCGTGAACCTTGAGGCCATGGCATGTGGTTTACCTATTGTTTGTTTGTCACATCAGGGAGTCGCTGAAATCACGAGTGAGGACACGGCGATCAGACTAGAACCCAAAGATATCGAGGGATCCATAGACGATTTAGCGCAAGCGATCGTGAATATTTCACAGGATGATGACTTGAGGCAGCAAATGGGCTTAAGGGCTCGACAGAGGGCTAGCGAAAAGTTCTCATGGGAAACTAAGTTTGATCGCATGATGAACTACTATGCTGAAGCGACGCAAAGATAA
- a CDS encoding dTMP kinase, with protein MFAVCSALKQEGLSYVFLRGFEGLPQELENDADLLFSTGERGKAIKLVNVALSQLGWKEVQQLEFSPISVTYALGEEIGSVKLVIDYFEHIEWHYLPYMRSGSVLEHAVIVDGLSVPGTADRCFMNVVNRLLYSSEVREKHRSLYEALESSKERERFASLSHASFGKDVAAQFIQLVEQGHWDDLEGRADSFRRAVKSQAWRHRFADSFSGLWRYWRRVLKRMISPPGVFIVFEGADGVGKSSVIRKAMTALPEVLCVKEPVMFHWKPRRKAFGNSLEPNSAVDPRSSEKRGKLLSLCYLAYHWLGFWAGWLTGIYPRLIRNQLVVGDRYIYDMYFDPERFRLDVPEWVLDLLVKCLPRPHLLISLLGSPEIIRARKQELSLEEISHYQDKLEEFGRGKRWCLTLDANASLEEVVQELVSKVREATVK; from the coding sequence GTGTTCGCTGTCTGCAGTGCGTTGAAGCAAGAGGGGCTGAGCTATGTGTTTCTGAGAGGGTTTGAGGGGCTTCCGCAAGAGTTGGAAAACGATGCGGATCTTCTCTTCAGCACTGGAGAGAGAGGGAAGGCCATCAAGTTGGTCAATGTAGCACTGTCGCAGCTCGGATGGAAGGAGGTACAGCAGCTGGAGTTTAGTCCGATCTCCGTGACCTATGCTTTGGGCGAGGAGATAGGCTCCGTAAAGTTAGTGATCGATTATTTTGAGCATATTGAATGGCATTACCTGCCCTACATGCGGAGTGGTTCAGTGCTGGAGCATGCAGTGATTGTAGATGGTTTGTCGGTGCCTGGTACTGCGGATAGGTGCTTCATGAATGTCGTCAATCGCCTATTATATTCATCTGAGGTGAGGGAAAAGCATCGTTCACTATATGAAGCGCTGGAAAGTTCTAAGGAAAGAGAGCGTTTTGCTAGCCTGAGTCACGCGTCTTTTGGAAAAGATGTTGCGGCCCAGTTTATTCAATTGGTAGAGCAAGGGCACTGGGATGACTTGGAGGGGCGCGCAGATTCATTCAGGAGAGCGGTGAAGTCACAGGCGTGGCGGCATCGCTTTGCTGATAGCTTCAGTGGCCTCTGGAGATATTGGCGAAGAGTTCTCAAGAGGATGATAAGTCCTCCTGGGGTATTTATCGTATTCGAAGGTGCAGATGGGGTGGGGAAATCCAGCGTGATCAGGAAGGCCATGACGGCTTTGCCGGAAGTTCTCTGTGTGAAAGAGCCTGTCATGTTCCATTGGAAGCCACGTAGGAAGGCCTTTGGTAATTCATTGGAGCCAAACTCAGCGGTTGATCCCCGTAGTTCTGAGAAACGAGGGAAATTGCTGTCCCTGTGTTATCTGGCTTATCACTGGTTAGGTTTTTGGGCTGGCTGGCTGACAGGGATTTACCCACGCCTGATACGTAATCAGCTCGTGGTTGGTGATCGTTACATTTATGATATGTACTTTGATCCCGAGCGTTTCCGCTTGGATGTTCCGGAGTGGGTGCTAGACCTGTTAGTAAAATGTCTGCCGCGCCCTCATTTACTGATCTCGCTCCTGGGGTCACCGGAAATTATCCGAGCAAGAAAGCAGGAGCTCAGTTTGGAGGAGATTAGTCACTACCAGGATAAATTGGAGGAGTTCGGTCGCGGTAAGAGATGGTGTCTGACTCTGGATGCCAACGCTTCACTCGAAGAGGTGGTGCAAGAGCTGGTATCAAAGGTGCGTGAAGCTACGGTGAAATGA
- a CDS encoding putative capsular polysaccharide synthesis family protein — MNTLQLQYRIYHSHTAEDFISKLERNNNNEQVIELITATRDPVSRKVSTFFQNIIDGPYDYAFGSQEKVLDAGMDELLRRFQTWQEGIEEATGWFDKHFFSATGIDVYANPFEKDKGWQIIEQGKWRVLILRYEDISVNHVDALNDFVSRRYGDRVTYKELKSKNLSSGKWYSGLMKTFYEQIKFSQEEMAAAYDSKYAHHFYSDDELRKMKARWNHQG; from the coding sequence ATGAATACCCTGCAGCTGCAGTATCGAATCTATCATAGCCATACTGCTGAAGATTTTATAAGTAAGCTAGAGCGCAACAATAATAACGAGCAGGTAATAGAGCTTATAACGGCCACACGAGATCCAGTGAGTAGGAAGGTATCGACCTTTTTTCAGAACATAATAGATGGGCCATATGACTATGCGTTTGGTAGCCAAGAAAAAGTGCTAGATGCGGGGATGGACGAATTGTTGAGACGTTTTCAAACCTGGCAGGAGGGAATTGAAGAGGCGACAGGCTGGTTTGATAAGCATTTTTTTAGTGCCACTGGAATTGATGTTTATGCCAATCCTTTCGAAAAAGATAAAGGCTGGCAGATCATTGAGCAGGGGAAGTGGCGTGTGCTAATTCTGCGGTATGAGGACATTTCCGTCAACCATGTCGATGCGCTGAATGATTTTGTGAGTAGGCGTTACGGGGATAGAGTTACATATAAGGAACTCAAAAGTAAGAATCTGTCGTCAGGTAAATGGTACTCAGGTTTAATGAAGACTTTCTATGAGCAGATTAAGTTTTCACAAGAAGAAATGGCGGCCGCCTATGATTCTAAATATGCACATCATTTCTATTCCGATGATGAGTTGAGGAAGATGAAAGCACGATGGAATCATCAGGGATGA
- a CDS encoding thrombospondin type 3 repeat-containing protein: MLLNFNLLGVLTLTCVLSFSTQLQASYGLWEKKYGVDALVEGEDSDNDGITDFDERKAGTDPYDAESALAIDRQEIGGSKRYLLWPSAYGVSYQVEYNKSLSAETWESLGQVMTGDGGQLSLVLEGEEEEAAFYRVKTVSRLPEGTGVSSLDELPDSDQDGIADVHEYLMGADPVINAANVLHPSIIDSPVTKLRWQSEKGKIYQLYKRQSGGEWKTEGAKRKGSGQQITVIVEQDLGAEYLLDAEDLDSDGDGVTDWEEYEIGLDPFLATTDPRSGDDSAVVQQRLNVQTETVAVEIVDPVANVSDLSPAKIRVRRVGGGVDKISFTYAISGTAVPDTDYMALSGEAEIPFGGEYVDLEVQPLAQSQLTSFRTVYVNVQANGFHFDGSTVGKVHLIRELSLNVRDYGAVGDGYTDDTQAIQAAINALEADSSKNTLYFPAGKYRLATRKFGDETYYGRYKHLKLGETDLANRDLVIRGEPGAVLYSDVSPKRSHILVAMASFRSLAVYDISFEKSKTPLEAGPADGADGVSLVRVDSRDVYEIRFEDCTFNNCHGALATYGRGTDTRGNCKNLILQRCRVLNPYGTNTTDIGSHWGGGQQIVIRAWVKRAVYESCIFEGGGEDMSDHYYCPAGRLKDGCHFGNPLRLEFYNNIVRKMGVEAVFQTNKSTYMTTTEEAFEIPPADGTTVVSIQVMRESSSYVAGQLISIRRPHDGVTPGKNNIFRIVGYTDSSSQLSFVNDGYEGNDAPGTFMKKSKPVYLQVDSGNYADIRHNYVDGRLPHGAEYTNGAGIVLATKGRISDNVVVGFTTGLLCYQEAATPVFPGIDGVLMCNNFIEMRDPSQGSSGFKYGISTFSSGALISSNTIVSPISVKSTGIALRGNDTVVRDNIIQCVQKVVNGYYSDQRSTGILVGNESNLVNIMSNTTRNFDVGVGPSPNQWTLHYVSGHNSVDDEMSVDHHGLVDPEE, from the coding sequence ATGTTACTAAATTTTAATCTTCTAGGCGTTCTGACTTTAACTTGTGTATTGAGCTTTTCTACACAATTGCAGGCCAGTTATGGGCTGTGGGAAAAGAAGTATGGAGTGGATGCATTAGTAGAAGGGGAAGACAGTGACAACGATGGGATAACGGATTTTGATGAGCGTAAGGCTGGAACTGATCCATATGATGCAGAATCAGCACTGGCGATAGATAGACAGGAGATCGGAGGGTCGAAACGTTATCTCTTGTGGCCGTCAGCTTATGGAGTCTCTTATCAAGTAGAGTACAATAAAAGCCTGAGTGCAGAAACTTGGGAATCTCTGGGGCAAGTGATGACAGGAGATGGTGGACAGCTGAGTCTTGTATTGGAAGGTGAAGAGGAAGAAGCGGCTTTTTATCGGGTGAAGACTGTGAGTCGTTTGCCAGAGGGGACAGGGGTCAGCAGCTTGGATGAGCTTCCAGACAGTGACCAGGACGGCATCGCGGATGTTCATGAATATCTGATGGGAGCTGACCCCGTGATCAATGCAGCCAATGTTCTCCACCCCTCCATTATCGATTCACCGGTCACGAAACTCAGATGGCAGAGTGAGAAGGGTAAAATTTATCAACTTTATAAGCGGCAGTCTGGGGGAGAATGGAAAACTGAGGGAGCAAAGCGTAAAGGGTCAGGTCAGCAGATTACGGTGATTGTGGAACAAGATTTGGGCGCCGAATATTTACTGGATGCCGAAGATCTAGACAGCGACGGTGACGGAGTCACTGATTGGGAAGAGTATGAGATTGGCTTGGATCCTTTCTTGGCCACCACAGACCCAAGAAGCGGTGACGATTCTGCGGTGGTTCAGCAGAGACTTAATGTTCAGACGGAAACTGTGGCTGTCGAAATAGTTGACCCGGTGGCTAACGTCTCAGACTTAAGTCCAGCGAAGATCAGAGTGAGACGCGTTGGTGGTGGAGTAGATAAGATTTCTTTTACTTATGCGATTAGTGGTACGGCTGTCCCAGATACAGACTATATGGCTCTGAGTGGCGAGGCTGAGATCCCCTTTGGTGGAGAGTATGTGGATTTGGAAGTTCAGCCTCTGGCGCAGTCACAGCTCACTAGTTTCAGGACAGTGTATGTGAATGTTCAAGCGAATGGATTTCATTTTGATGGCTCTACGGTGGGTAAAGTGCATTTGATCCGAGAGCTTTCTTTGAACGTCAGAGACTATGGAGCGGTAGGGGACGGCTATACCGATGATACACAGGCAATCCAGGCGGCAATCAACGCGTTGGAGGCTGACTCAAGTAAAAATACCCTCTATTTCCCAGCAGGGAAATACCGTCTGGCAACCAGAAAATTTGGAGATGAGACATATTATGGTCGCTATAAGCATCTCAAACTCGGGGAGACAGACCTGGCCAATAGGGATCTTGTGATTCGGGGTGAACCTGGCGCTGTGTTGTATTCAGACGTCAGTCCGAAGAGGTCCCACATTCTTGTAGCGATGGCGAGTTTTAGAAGTCTGGCGGTTTATGATATAAGCTTTGAAAAGAGCAAAACGCCTCTAGAGGCTGGACCAGCGGATGGAGCCGACGGAGTCTCTCTCGTGCGTGTTGATTCTCGTGATGTCTACGAGATCCGCTTTGAGGACTGTACGTTTAACAACTGTCACGGAGCCTTGGCTACTTATGGACGGGGCACAGACACTCGCGGTAATTGTAAGAATTTGATCTTACAAAGATGTAGGGTGCTTAACCCCTATGGTACGAATACTACAGACATAGGCTCTCACTGGGGAGGAGGCCAGCAAATCGTTATTCGGGCATGGGTAAAGCGAGCTGTCTACGAAAGTTGCATTTTTGAGGGTGGGGGAGAGGACATGAGTGACCATTATTATTGTCCTGCGGGGCGACTAAAGGACGGGTGTCATTTTGGCAATCCTCTCAGATTGGAATTCTATAATAATATTGTGCGCAAGATGGGGGTCGAGGCTGTATTTCAAACGAATAAATCAACCTACATGACCACTACCGAGGAGGCGTTTGAAATACCCCCGGCAGATGGCACCACGGTGGTCTCGATTCAGGTCATGCGAGAGTCATCGAGCTATGTCGCAGGTCAGTTGATCTCTATACGCAGGCCTCATGATGGAGTGACTCCGGGCAAAAACAATATTTTCAGAATTGTCGGTTATACGGATTCATCATCGCAGCTCAGTTTTGTAAATGATGGATATGAGGGTAATGATGCGCCTGGGACATTCATGAAAAAGAGTAAGCCCGTCTATTTACAGGTAGACAGTGGAAATTATGCGGATATCCGTCACAATTATGTGGATGGCCGTTTGCCACATGGTGCGGAGTATACTAATGGAGCTGGAATCGTACTCGCTACGAAAGGACGGATTAGTGATAATGTGGTGGTAGGCTTTACGACGGGCCTCTTATGTTACCAGGAGGCAGCTACACCAGTCTTCCCGGGTATTGATGGGGTGCTGATGTGTAACAATTTCATTGAGATGAGGGATCCGTCACAGGGGAGTAGTGGCTTTAAATACGGAATATCCACCTTCTCTAGTGGTGCATTGATTTCTTCAAATACGATTGTAAGTCCTATTAGTGTGAAATCTACCGGTATAGCTCTCAGAGGAAATGATACCGTTGTGCGGGACAACATTATCCAGTGTGTGCAGAAAGTGGTGAATGGCTACTACAGTGATCAACGATCTACTGGAATACTTGTTGGGAATGAGTCTAACCTTGTTAATATCATGTCAAATACGACACGGAATTTTGATGTGGGGGTCGGACCTTCACCCAACCAATGGACCTTGCACTATGTAAGTGGACATAACAGTGTCGATGATGAAATGTCAGTTGATCATCACGGGTTGGTTGATCCTGAGGAATAA
- a CDS encoding glycosyltransferase family 2 protein: protein MSRENPLITIVTPSYNYSEYIEECLESVKRQQGVEFEHLIFDAGSTDGTLDIIRKYEHVKLVVEPDKGMSDAINKGFQAAKGKWVMWLNTDDRLKPDALLRFKDFAERHPEADVIYGAWDFIDKKGGFMRTMQVFPFKKLMLCHYGCYIGSTSTFLKRETTISEGHLLNIRFKCVMDGEYYNRLAALGKKFIHFPRVLADFRMHGENISQRHFGKDGVDEALSLQLFFAESRAIRRVYGICLFKSDHLNCVVDCILFYLFKMYKLPLKLLNQPEK from the coding sequence GTGAGCAGAGAAAACCCACTGATTACGATAGTGACGCCCAGCTACAATTATTCCGAATATATCGAGGAATGCTTGGAGAGTGTGAAGCGGCAGCAAGGAGTGGAATTCGAGCATCTGATTTTTGATGCCGGGTCAACCGATGGGACTCTGGATATCATCCGGAAGTATGAGCACGTGAAACTCGTGGTCGAGCCTGACAAGGGGATGTCGGATGCCATCAACAAGGGCTTTCAGGCTGCCAAGGGGAAGTGGGTCATGTGGCTGAACACGGATGACCGCTTAAAGCCGGATGCTCTTTTAAGGTTCAAGGATTTTGCAGAGAGGCACCCTGAAGCCGATGTTATTTACGGGGCCTGGGATTTTATCGATAAGAAAGGGGGCTTCATGCGCACTATGCAGGTCTTCCCGTTTAAGAAGCTGATGCTCTGCCACTATGGGTGCTACATTGGCTCTACGTCTACTTTCTTGAAAAGAGAGACCACCATCAGCGAGGGACACTTGCTGAACATCAGATTCAAGTGTGTGATGGACGGTGAGTACTACAATAGACTGGCTGCTCTGGGTAAAAAGTTCATACACTTCCCGAGAGTCTTGGCAGATTTCCGCATGCATGGCGAAAATATCAGTCAGAGACATTTCGGTAAAGATGGAGTGGATGAGGCGCTCAGCCTGCAACTTTTCTTTGCCGAGTCACGTGCCATCCGCAGGGTCTATGGGATTTGTTTGTTCAAGTCGGACCACCTCAATTGTGTGGTGGATTGTATTCTCTTTTACCTTTTCAAGATGTATAAGCTTCCATTGAAGCTGCTAAACCAGCCTGAGAAGTGA